In Geotalea uraniireducens, one genomic interval encodes:
- a CDS encoding GeoRSP system SPASM domain protein gives MELATPITIYWDLPPRGADPELAGRIAAGIVACRPLMVQLTAPPGSTAAGVAELVELFRGAPSAVSLTVPLTLSTAAIRRMLVREPVQEFLVALEHAADLIVLDGSAPCPTGVSIAVNAGNWWELPAIIARCRQQGISRIVLPMQRLYGGERPFCPTIAEQRGLATALAATGVTGLKLTIHDPFLWRAFNPGEPFPQGGCQAANTMLAIAPDGGVYPCPTLPVRLGTLETASLAEIVASPAKKEFRRRLLETPAACRDCPQLVECCGGCRGRAYVMQGSLDEIDPACR, from the coding sequence ATGGAACTGGCAACGCCGATCACCATCTACTGGGACCTGCCGCCACGCGGTGCCGATCCGGAACTTGCCGGCCGGATTGCCGCCGGCATCGTCGCCTGCCGGCCGCTGATGGTGCAGCTCACCGCCCCGCCGGGCAGTACTGCTGCCGGGGTGGCCGAACTGGTGGAGCTGTTCCGCGGCGCGCCGTCCGCCGTTTCCCTGACGGTGCCGCTGACGCTGTCGACGGCGGCGATCCGCCGGATGCTGGTCAGAGAGCCGGTGCAGGAATTCCTGGTGGCACTGGAGCATGCCGCCGACCTCATCGTCCTTGACGGTTCCGCTCCCTGCCCGACCGGGGTCTCGATCGCCGTGAATGCCGGGAACTGGTGGGAACTGCCGGCGATCATCGCCCGTTGCCGTCAGCAGGGAATCAGCCGGATTGTCCTGCCGATGCAGCGCCTGTACGGTGGCGAGCGGCCCTTCTGCCCTACCATTGCCGAGCAGCGCGGGCTGGCGACGGCGCTGGCCGCTACCGGGGTGACCGGACTGAAGCTGACGATCCACGATCCATTCCTCTGGCGGGCCTTCAACCCCGGCGAGCCGTTCCCTCAGGGCGGCTGCCAGGCGGCCAACACCATGCTGGCGATCGCTCCCGATGGCGGCGTCTATCCCTGCCCGACCCTGCCGGTGCGCCTCGGCACCCTGGAAACCGCTTCGCTGGCGGAGATCGTCGCCTCCCCGGCGAAAAAGGAATTCCGTCGCCGGCTGCTGGAAACTCCCGCTGCCTGCCGCGACTGCCCCCAGCTGGTAGAGTGTTGCGGCGGCTGCCGGGGCAGGGCATATGTCATGCAAGGCTCTCTGGACGAGATCGATCCGGCGTGTCGCTAG